A segment of the bacterium genome:
AAGCGAGGGCTCGAGGTCAAGGCTATGCAAGACTACCACCAAGTGGTAAAAGACAGACACGTCGCGAACGCCGGTACCCATTAACGTTGATCTTATTCAAGGAGGCTGCATGAACGATAAAGTGGAGGCTTACTGCGTGAAGTGCAAGGCGAAACAAGAGATGGTCGAGGCCAAGGAAGTTGAAATGAAAAACGGCCGGAAGGCCATGCAGGGCAAATGCGGCAAATGCGGGACGGGGATGTATAAGATCCTGGGCGGCAAGAAATAGTTTACATAATATATCTTATACGACAACTCTGGATATGGCGTAGGGGCGAACCTCGTGTTCGCCCCTCGTTATTTAGAACTGCCCGTCCGATAAATACGTGTAATCCGTCAGCGCCTTCCGGTACTCATCCAGGAGCCTCATCCCCAAGGTGGGTTTGATCCGGTCTTCCTTGATCGCGGCATCCACCACCGCCTTGAACTTCCGGACCAGGTCGTTCGGGTCGTATTGGGTGTTGTTCAGGACCTGCTCCACGGTGGAGCCGGGAATCACCTCCTCCACGTAGAAGCCGCTCTCCTCGTCCGGGTCCAGGAAGACGTGGACCTCGTTCGTCCGCCCGAAGAGATTGTGCTGGTCGCCCATGATGTCCTGATAGGCCCCGATCAGGAAGAAACCCAGGTAATAAGGGTCATTCTTGCTTCCGGGACCGAAGGAATGCAGCGGCAACGACTCCTTCACGTCCTGGACGTCGATGAACTCGTCGATCTTGCCTTCCGAATCGCAGGTGATGTCCACGAGCGTCGCCCGGTTGTCCGGCATCTCGTTCAAGCGGTGGATCGGGATGATGGGGAAAAGCTGACCGATCGCCCAGTTGTCCAGGAGAGACTGGAAGATCGAGAAATTGCAGACGTATTGGTCGGACAGCGTGTTCGCCAAATCCGAGATCTCCTCCGGGACATGGCCGTTCTGCTGGAACTTGTTCACGATCTGTTCGGCCAGCTGCCAATAGAGATTTTCGACCTTGGCCTTGGCGACCAAGTCCAGCAGCCCCACGTCGAAGAGCCCCGTCGCCTCCTCCTTGACCTGCTGGAGGGCGTGGTAAAGCTCCAGGACGTTCTTCTTGTGGGGAAGCTTGCGCCGGATCGAGAGCATGTCGCGAATGACCTTGTGCTCCTTGTCGTCCGCGTTGATCGACATGAGCTTTGACTCGCGGCTCTTTTCGACGTTGGCGAAGGCCTCGACGACCAGCACCGTGTGGTGCGCGACCGTGGAACGCCCGGATTCCGAGACAATCGCCGGGTGCGGCACCTTCTCCTCGTCGCAGACGTCGCGGATGTTGTAGACGATCGTGCTGGCGTACTCGTCCAGCGAATAGTTCATCGAGGAATGGAACGTCGTCCCCGATCCGTCGTAGTCGATGGCGAGACCGCCCCCCACGTCGATGTATTCGATCTTGGCGCCGATCTGGAGGAATTTGGCGTAATACCGCGCGGCCTCACGGGCCGCCTGCTTGAAGTGCATGATGTCCGGCACCTGGGACCCGATGTGGAAATGGATCATCTTCAGGCTGTTGCCGAAGCCGCTCTCCTGCAGGACTTCCCAGGCCTCCAGGGCCTCGGCCGCGGAGAGCCCGAACTTGGCGGTGTCGCCGCTGGATTCCGCCCACTTCCCCGCCCCTTTGCTGTTCAAACGGATGCGGATCCCCACCATCGGCTCCACCTCCATCTGCCGGGCCACCTGGATCACGCGCTCGAGCTCGTCCACCTTCTCCATGACGAGAATGATCTTGCGCCCGACCTTCTGCCCCAACAGCGCCAGACGGATGAAGTGATTGTCCTTGTAGCCGTTGCAGACGATCAGGCTCTCCGGATTGTCGTTGACCGCCAGGGCCGCGAC
Coding sequences within it:
- the speA gene encoding biosynthetic arginine decarboxylase → MPQTSVKEIPLTNGNGHGLPKDVKSWKVEDSVRLYNIDNWGSGYFSADEAGEVVCRPIQQDGPSISLMSVIKVAKEAGLTFPLQIRFQDLLHHRVRSINLAFRNAVEEHKYQNVYRGVFPIKVNQLREVVEEILDAGREFNHGLEVGSKPELVAALAVNDNPESLIVCNGYKDNHFIRLALLGQKVGRKIILVMEKVDELERVIQVARQMEVEPMVGIRIRLNSKGAGKWAESSGDTAKFGLSAAEALEAWEVLQESGFGNSLKMIHFHIGSQVPDIMHFKQAAREAARYYAKFLQIGAKIEYIDVGGGLAIDYDGSGTTFHSSMNYSLDEYASTIVYNIRDVCDEEKVPHPAIVSESGRSTVAHHTVLVVEAFANVEKSRESKLMSINADDKEHKVIRDMLSIRRKLPHKKNVLELYHALQQVKEEATGLFDVGLLDLVAKAKVENLYWQLAEQIVNKFQQNGHVPEEISDLANTLSDQYVCNFSIFQSLLDNWAIGQLFPIIPIHRLNEMPDNRATLVDITCDSEGKIDEFIDVQDVKESLPLHSFGPGSKNDPYYLGFFLIGAYQDIMGDQHNLFGRTNEVHVFLDPDEESGFYVEEVIPGSTVEQVLNNTQYDPNDLVRKFKAVVDAAIKEDRIKPTLGMRLLDEYRKALTDYTYLSDGQF
- a CDS encoding DUF5679 domain-containing protein; the encoded protein is MNDKVEAYCVKCKAKQEMVEAKEVEMKNGRKAMQGKCGKCGTGMYKILGGKK